The genomic segment GGCGGTCGTTCGGCGCGCGTCGTCCAGGCTCTGGAGGAGCGCGGATACGACGCGACCAACGTCGAAGGCGGCACCGGCGAGTGGATCGCCCTCGGGAATCCCGTCGAGAAGCCGTCGGCGTGACGACAGTCACCGTCATCGGGAAGCAGGGCTGCCACCTGTGCCCGACGGCACTCGGCATCGTCGAGCAGGTCGTCGCCGAGCTGCCCGACGAGATCGGTGACGACATCGAGATCGAGGAGCTCTCGATCGAGGACGACCCGGCACTGCACGAATTGTGGTGGGAGAAGATCCCCGTCGTCCTGATCGACGGGGAGTTCCATGCGCAGTGGCGGGTCTCACCCGACCGCCTGCGAGAGAGACTGGAGAGCAAGTGATCCGTCACGTCGTCACCTGGAAGCTCGCGAGCGAGGACACGGCCGAGCGTGGTCGACAGGCCGAAGAAGTCGCCCGTCGACTGAACGCCCTCGACGGCGTCGTGCCGCAGTTGCGTGCGATCTCGGCCGGTGCGAACTCCCTCTACCCGGACGCGAACTGGGACGTCACTCTCGTCGCGGACTTCGATTCCGTCGAGAGTCTCGAGCAGTACCAGGTGCATCCGGCGCACGAAGAGGTCGCCGCCTACATCCGCTCGGTCGTCGCTTCTCGCGTCGCCGTCGACTTCACGGTCTGATCCGGCCGGTGCCGCCGGTTCATCGGTAGAGCAGGTCCTCGGCGACCTGTTCGCGCCACTCGGGGACGGCGAGCCGATCGGCGTCGTCCCACTCCCCGTCGACGATCTGGGTGAATGCGCCCTTGACTCCGAAGAGCTTCTCCAGCGGCGTCCAATCGGATTCGCCGGGCATCGGCATCAGCGTCCGCTCCTCGAGCGCGCCGGGGTGCACCTGCTCGAGCAGGGAGAGCAGTCGCACACCGGTGTGGACGGGGCGCAACGCATCCGGATCGGTGACGTGCAGGATCACCCCTTCGCACGACTCTCCTGAGTGGTCGCGGACGAGCGGGGTGAACCCGTACGGCACGGCCACGACGCCGGGAAGTCCCGCATCCGCGATCGCCGCCGCGTACCGCTCGCCGTCGATGAAGGGAGCCGCGATGACGCGGAACGGCACCGCGGTGCTGCGTCCCTCCGACACGTTCACGCCCTCGGCGAGACACGTGCCGGGGTAGAGCAGCGCGGTCGCAGCCGACGGGAGGTTCGGCGACGGCGGCATCCAGGTGAGCTCCGCTCGGCCGAGCGCGGTGCGGTGCCGGTGCCAACCGGCCACCTCCACGACCTCGAGCTCGACATCGAGGTGCCGGGTGCGCACCCAGTGACGGGCAAGCTCACCGATCGTCAGCCCGTGCCGGATCGGCATCGCCCATCGTCCGACGAGAGACCGCGCATCCTCGTCGAGCATCGGTCCCTCCGCGTGGCCGAGATCTCCGCCGAGCGGGTTGGGCCGGTCGAGGACGATCACGGCGACGTCGGCGTCGGCGCAGGCCTCCA from the Microbacterium ginsengiterrae genome contains:
- a CDS encoding Dabb family protein, with the protein product MIRHVVTWKLASEDTAERGRQAEEVARRLNALDGVVPQLRAISAGANSLYPDANWDVTLVADFDSVESLEQYQVHPAHEEVAAYIRSVVASRVAVDFTV
- a CDS encoding exo-beta-N-acetylmuramidase NamZ family protein, translated to MLLGIDRLVRRDISPDLLARLSSSTLGMLTNDLALTSDLVRGREPLAASGWDVSVFFGPEHGLSGRAREGEHVGDDADPVTGVPVRSLYGAHVRPTTADLAGLDAVLVDLPDVGARFYTYIWTMSHLLEACADADVAVIVLDRPNPLGGDLGHAEGPMLDEDARSLVGRWAMPIRHGLTIGELARHWVRTRHLDVELEVVEVAGWHRHRTALGRAELTWMPPSPNLPSAATALLYPGTCLAEGVNVSEGRSTAVPFRVIAAPFIDGERYAAAIADAGLPGVVAVPYGFTPLVRDHSGESCEGVILHVTDPDALRPVHTGVRLLSLLEQVHPGALEERTLMPMPGESDWTPLEKLFGVKGAFTQIVDGEWDDADRLAVPEWREQVAEDLLYR
- a CDS encoding glutaredoxin family protein: MTTVTVIGKQGCHLCPTALGIVEQVVAELPDEIGDDIEIEELSIEDDPALHELWWEKIPVVLIDGEFHAQWRVSPDRLRERLESK